Proteins found in one Methylobacter sp. S3L5C genomic segment:
- the trfA gene encoding plasmid replication initiator TrfA: protein MKNSESSEKPVTANGKNSAQDSLDGLTERFQSMVQRKKAQLHLVKPVTATPNWPAPMRGTPNACLRSALFAGIQGNERIAYKKRTLLASVDGIEVRFLGVQLNQSDLDVWMQIVHLSRQQLPGYNVCFSAHAMLTALSKGTGKSQHEWLKESMARLGGAFVEMTFQGRDSFGEKGFLRYYRDETTQRYVVELTESMLRLFEDGYTYIEFEQRQKLRKQPLALWLHGFLSSHAAPYPLKIITLHKLSGSVTRNLRDFKLRLRKTLETLIAIGIVESFVIDEDTVKIKKIPTPSQRRHLNSK, encoded by the coding sequence ATGAAAAACTCGGAGTCTTCAGAAAAACCAGTAACCGCCAACGGTAAAAATTCTGCTCAGGACAGCCTGGACGGACTTACCGAGCGCTTCCAAAGCATGGTCCAGCGTAAAAAAGCACAGCTACACCTTGTCAAACCGGTGACCGCCACACCTAACTGGCCGGCGCCGATGCGAGGCACACCCAATGCCTGTTTACGCAGCGCGTTATTTGCCGGTATCCAGGGCAACGAGCGCATCGCCTACAAAAAGCGCACCTTACTGGCGTCGGTGGACGGTATTGAAGTCCGCTTTCTGGGTGTACAGCTTAACCAGTCGGATCTTGATGTCTGGATGCAAATTGTACATCTGTCCAGGCAACAGTTGCCGGGCTACAATGTCTGCTTCAGTGCTCACGCCATGCTGACTGCATTGAGCAAAGGCACCGGCAAAAGCCAGCATGAGTGGCTGAAGGAATCGATGGCAAGACTCGGCGGCGCTTTTGTGGAAATGACTTTCCAGGGTCGCGACAGTTTTGGTGAAAAAGGCTTTCTGCGTTATTACCGAGACGAGACCACTCAGCGTTACGTGGTTGAACTCACTGAATCGATGCTACGACTTTTTGAGGATGGCTACACGTACATTGAATTTGAGCAGCGGCAAAAACTGCGTAAACAACCGTTGGCATTGTGGCTGCATGGATTTCTGTCATCCCATGCCGCGCCTTATCCGTTGAAGATCATCACGCTACACAAGCTAAGTGGGAGCGTTACCCGAAACCTTCGGGACTTCAAACTCAGGCTACGCAAAACCTTGGAAACGCTGATCGCAATTGGCATTGTTGAAAGTTTTGTGATTGACGAGGACACGGTAAAGATCAAAAAAATTCCTACCCCAAGTCAACGACGCCATCTGAACAGCAAATAA
- the mobI gene encoding conjugative transfer protein MobI(A/C), giving the protein MNNEPANKLPSTLTEDDVLTWIEARVDQLHVETRILVDDYWRRLKAEQKNHAASEKARIGVRVRKREACLSFSIEWFRMAIIRENGRIKPIARYVKKGSGYHYPLARLLQGEPEWEADLVEELETEFADIRKQNALLGKIRDAVQSYRKATQSGFDLPITKILDSN; this is encoded by the coding sequence ATGAACAATGAACCTGCGAATAAACTGCCATCCACATTAACGGAAGACGATGTATTGACCTGGATTGAAGCTAGAGTAGATCAGCTTCATGTAGAAACCCGAATATTGGTCGACGATTATTGGCGACGCTTGAAAGCGGAACAAAAAAACCATGCTGCTTCTGAAAAAGCCCGGATAGGCGTTCGTGTTCGAAAGCGCGAAGCCTGTCTCTCATTCAGCATTGAGTGGTTTCGGATGGCTATAATTCGAGAGAACGGACGCATCAAACCGATAGCCCGCTATGTCAAAAAAGGGTCAGGTTATCACTACCCCTTGGCTCGTCTCCTGCAAGGCGAACCTGAATGGGAAGCTGATTTGGTAGAAGAATTAGAAACCGAATTTGCCGACATCCGAAAGCAGAATGCTTTGTTAGGGAAAATTCGTGATGCTGTGCAGAGCTATCGCAAAGCCACACAATCCGGCTTTGATTTACCCATCACTAAAATCCTTGATTCAAACTAG
- the traF gene encoding conjugal transfer protein TraF yields the protein MNRNLALFLIMMTLLLQVVTTWGMDVDEPGVSYFTDKQRGWFWYEVQPEPVVKHKFSLPKPASSVPLITKTPPKPITPTEPLTSAWLRKNMETYLNKAIDDPSHENVAAFYYLQRVMMDKAERFTNTARYVVMSDPQLDETVRRPVATYAANTANHQASVMADRVLKDIAGVAGILFFFRSDCPYCHVQAPILSMLEKAYDFNIYAVSLDGLAMPNGLFGNFKLDQGQAALLGVEQTPALFLMKPPRQIVPLSQGALSLEELTSRILLAAKEAGWLDAAQYQTTQGLRATPLLLPTTGSISAATAQEPLALIQALQHSAQVGSTP from the coding sequence ATGAACCGAAACTTAGCCTTATTTCTGATCATGATGACTTTATTGCTTCAGGTAGTTACTACCTGGGGTATGGATGTCGATGAGCCTGGTGTTTCGTATTTCACAGACAAGCAACGTGGTTGGTTCTGGTACGAAGTCCAACCGGAACCGGTGGTTAAACACAAATTTTCTCTGCCTAAACCTGCGTCGAGTGTACCTCTAATCACCAAGACACCGCCAAAGCCGATAACTCCTACGGAACCGCTTACTTCTGCATGGTTGCGTAAAAATATGGAAACCTACCTGAACAAAGCGATTGATGATCCCAGTCATGAAAACGTCGCGGCGTTTTATTACCTGCAACGGGTGATGATGGACAAAGCCGAACGCTTTACCAATACTGCCCGCTATGTAGTGATGTCAGATCCGCAGTTGGATGAAACGGTAAGGCGTCCGGTTGCGACCTATGCTGCCAATACAGCCAATCATCAAGCGAGCGTAATGGCTGACCGAGTCTTGAAAGATATTGCCGGCGTTGCCGGGATTTTATTTTTTTTTCGTTCTGATTGCCCTTATTGCCATGTGCAGGCACCGATTTTAAGCATGCTTGAAAAAGCTTACGACTTCAACATCTATGCGGTATCACTGGATGGCTTGGCTATGCCAAATGGCCTGTTCGGCAACTTCAAGCTGGATCAGGGGCAGGCCGCCTTATTGGGCGTTGAACAAACCCCGGCGTTATTCCTGATGAAACCGCCACGTCAGATTGTGCCGCTCTCGCAAGGGGCGTTGTCACTGGAAGAACTCACCAGTCGCATCCTGCTGGCGGCCAAGGAAGCGGGTTGGCTCGATGCGGCACAGTATCAAACCACCCAAGGTCTTCGTGCCACCCCGCTGTTATTGCCAACGACAGGCAGCATAAGCGCTGCAACAGCGCAAGAGCCGCTGGCTTTGATTCAGGCGCTTCAACACAGTGCGCAAGTCGGCAGTACCCCATGA
- a CDS encoding conjugal transfer protein TraH, producing the protein MIKAVLRHFVIFFLLLLLQSLVPVYADLQQEMDGMFGTLTNVTAPTAHMGQRRGVITGGSLVARNSISNTNLVSFVPPSFSAGCGGIDLFAGSFSFINFNQFVQLLRNVAANASGYAFQLAVGAMCPWCASVMTDLQKKVQELNQMFSNSCRLAQGMVNDTVKASDLQSKTNLSNASFTQGISDVFSSWTNTSTLGDPVQQVKQNAPNDMIQKIQGNLVWRALINQNAGAWFRFGGNSLLEAAMSISGTVIVDAPQAAADGKGENNPVSAPPPILRIKDLLYGNDAGNSYQTVNLYSCSDGHGADQCLKPVVQSVTLVGLKQRVMEILLGSATNGNGLIMKFSTNQGQITATEQAFMQTVPDAIGGMIHNLAREDVGIAKLWAEEAAPVIALELAQLIVNDLLSAVQTAAQINDHAYAKLLMASLQDAREQIHDEYVTIAGRYGNPQTLMAFYQQLMNTVKPRQYGTVAQMPATGTAWPTP; encoded by the coding sequence ATGATTAAAGCTGTACTCAGGCACTTCGTTATTTTTTTTCTGCTACTTTTACTTCAGAGTTTGGTGCCTGTTTATGCCGATTTACAACAGGAGATGGATGGCATGTTTGGCACCCTAACCAACGTTACCGCACCGACGGCGCATATGGGGCAGCGCCGAGGCGTTATAACCGGTGGCAGTCTGGTGGCTCGCAACAGCATTAGCAATACCAACTTGGTATCGTTTGTGCCACCCTCTTTCAGTGCCGGGTGTGGCGGCATTGATTTGTTCGCCGGTAGTTTCAGCTTCATCAATTTCAATCAATTTGTGCAATTGTTACGTAATGTCGCAGCCAATGCATCAGGCTATGCCTTTCAGCTGGCAGTGGGGGCGATGTGTCCCTGGTGTGCGTCAGTAATGACTGATTTGCAAAAGAAAGTCCAAGAGCTTAACCAGATGTTCAGCAACTCCTGCCGACTGGCCCAAGGTATGGTTAACGATACCGTTAAAGCATCTGACTTACAAAGTAAGACGAATCTCTCCAATGCCTCGTTTACCCAAGGTATCAGTGATGTGTTTTCCAGTTGGACCAATACCAGCACCTTGGGTGATCCTGTACAGCAGGTCAAACAAAATGCCCCCAATGACATGATCCAAAAAATCCAGGGTAATCTGGTTTGGCGAGCATTAATCAATCAAAATGCCGGAGCCTGGTTTCGTTTTGGCGGTAACAGTCTGTTGGAAGCGGCTATGAGCATTTCCGGTACGGTCATCGTTGATGCGCCACAAGCCGCTGCCGACGGCAAGGGCGAAAACAATCCGGTGAGTGCGCCCCCGCCCATACTTCGTATCAAGGACTTGCTGTACGGCAATGATGCCGGTAACAGTTATCAGACTGTTAACCTCTACAGTTGCTCGGACGGTCATGGTGCTGACCAATGCCTTAAACCTGTAGTTCAGAGCGTTACGTTGGTCGGTTTGAAACAACGGGTAATGGAGATTTTACTGGGTTCAGCCACCAATGGTAACGGTCTGATTATGAAGTTCTCGACTAATCAAGGACAAATCACTGCCACCGAGCAGGCATTTATGCAAACCGTACCGGATGCCATTGGCGGCATGATTCATAATCTGGCCCGTGAGGATGTTGGCATTGCCAAACTTTGGGCGGAGGAAGCGGCACCGGTGATTGCCCTGGAACTGGCGCAATTGATCGTCAACGATTTACTGAGCGCTGTGCAGACGGCAGCGCAGATTAACGATCATGCCTATGCCAAGTTGCTGATGGCGTCTCTGCAAGACGCTCGTGAACAAATTCATGACGAGTACGTCACTATTGCCGGTCGTTACGGCAATCCACAAACCCTGATGGCGTTTTATCAGCAGCTGATGAATACCGTCAAACCGCGTCAATATGGCACTGTCGCGCAGATGCCGGCTACTGGCACGGCTTGGCCAACGCCTTAA
- a CDS encoding conjugal transfer protein TraG N-terminal domain-containing protein, producing the protein MFEIFSVGDSAYLQVVLNAVAMLSGTGDYRTAASVGGLIGVIIIMLRALMQWDGRGIRYQDLLLAYVLWLMLYAPSVKVLIEDAYTGSVVAVDHVPLGPAAVGSVMSNMGYRTTRLFEQAFAMPSMTGHGFADSLQTLTAVRKNLLSRVDLGAANAPNAGSDIETSFANYVRECTLTGVDLNLKSVDAILRDADPLNAIRFDSDIYMTAIYVGGQPKTLTCTDAWTDLGVVTNGAFSTALESLLQEILGVPSAADTVPKIQDAFDALAGQGVINAADYLLMSAIMPMFEKGVIGRHEDAMHWTKASMIEQAIQQRNTQWAAEQTLFSKIVRPMMAFIEGLSYAIAPIMAFVVLFGSVGLRMNISYFSMLLWIQLWMPILAVINLFINMSAAGKMTALTSANYNLPSMMGIYQMDMELQQWLSIGGMLAASTPAITLMLIYRGAVTATHFLGRMDGGDYVNEKIATPDVISPAPVLNAQPLHQYSPLSAVTMTGSDKVLPSFTAGRDMSAAVSSAHHASEQATSSFMNSVSSTASKSSSITNDAFDSRSLGQQIASNTSHTDAYNRQFGEAFAKKHADTGLSADHFSALVAGSANAGAKLSNERLGAAISGRLQNDFKVGQDKADTISADITQTVNDSEGYQAGLAKSLALDAQSGTRNVASLGLQKQSMSSLQHSATDVVSASEIYQQTLSAQQRFGAQASFGAAETGLKLASDGALMERLDHTLDQYGLRGDAQRLASQWKASGWIADSDQAYAAAGISLLTGFSSPSYRTLDNQQSRSAEISGYQLLGDAFHAPTTDSKWNPVKNESLKTQAPEVGSVQSIVEDANLIDPRQEAESATPRAQSQISRTRGRMATGEKAIEADHAQNLKATDQHSSEGFAEMGEIKVEHFRAAIASAANNTPSAAEFSYNMLGGSVYNTAKNIEAVGSAGNEYVKKFTGGYQEAISKGADKWDAAKYAASQSYPGFIQAMQTWSDQRVNEVADKLTPNQQAYYRAAMFEAFAGIAVVGDYGGSMGEARQRLLVDEGDAEGDNIAKLLRSAAGQNRPDLINQIGNFNRARGRVNY; encoded by the coding sequence ATGTTCGAAATCTTCTCCGTGGGCGATTCGGCCTATTTGCAAGTGGTACTCAATGCGGTAGCCATGCTTTCCGGCACCGGTGATTATCGCACAGCAGCCAGTGTGGGCGGCTTGATCGGCGTAATTATCATCATGCTGAGGGCGTTAATGCAATGGGATGGTCGTGGTATACGCTATCAGGATCTGTTGTTGGCGTATGTATTGTGGCTTATGTTGTATGCGCCGTCAGTTAAGGTTTTGATTGAAGACGCCTATACCGGCAGTGTGGTGGCGGTCGATCATGTTCCCCTGGGGCCGGCGGCGGTGGGCAGCGTGATGTCCAATATGGGCTATCGCACCACCCGCTTGTTTGAGCAGGCTTTTGCCATGCCGTCGATGACCGGCCATGGTTTTGCCGATAGTCTGCAAACCTTAACGGCGGTACGCAAGAACCTGTTATCCCGCGTTGACTTGGGGGCTGCCAATGCACCTAATGCCGGCAGCGACATAGAAACTTCCTTTGCCAATTATGTTCGGGAATGTACTCTGACCGGCGTGGATTTGAATCTAAAATCGGTCGATGCGATTCTTCGTGATGCCGATCCGCTCAATGCCATTCGCTTTGACTCCGACATTTACATGACCGCAATCTATGTTGGTGGCCAGCCAAAAACCCTTACCTGTACGGATGCCTGGACGGATTTGGGAGTGGTGACAAATGGCGCTTTCAGCACTGCACTGGAAAGTCTGTTGCAGGAGATTTTGGGAGTACCTTCCGCTGCCGACACCGTGCCGAAAATCCAGGACGCCTTTGATGCCTTGGCAGGGCAGGGCGTCATTAATGCTGCCGATTACCTGTTGATGTCGGCCATCATGCCGATGTTTGAAAAGGGCGTCATTGGTCGTCACGAAGATGCGATGCACTGGACCAAAGCGTCCATGATAGAACAAGCCATCCAGCAACGTAATACCCAGTGGGCCGCGGAACAGACCTTGTTTTCCAAAATTGTTCGACCCATGATGGCGTTTATCGAGGGTTTGAGTTATGCGATTGCGCCGATTATGGCATTCGTGGTGCTGTTCGGTAGTGTGGGCTTACGCATGAATATCAGTTACTTCTCCATGCTGTTATGGATACAACTGTGGATGCCGATACTGGCAGTGATCAATTTGTTCATCAATATGTCGGCGGCCGGAAAAATGACGGCGTTGACTTCAGCCAACTACAATCTACCGTCGATGATGGGTATTTATCAAATGGACATGGAATTGCAGCAATGGCTGTCCATTGGCGGCATGTTGGCCGCGTCAACTCCAGCCATTACCTTGATGCTGATTTATCGTGGCGCAGTTACCGCCACGCATTTTCTGGGACGGATGGACGGCGGTGATTATGTCAATGAGAAAATTGCCACCCCGGATGTCATCAGTCCTGCGCCGGTATTGAATGCCCAACCCCTGCATCAGTATAGTCCGTTGTCGGCAGTGACGATGACCGGCAGCGACAAAGTGCTGCCAAGCTTTACAGCAGGCAGGGATATGAGCGCAGCGGTGTCTTCCGCTCACCATGCGTCTGAGCAGGCTACCAGCAGCTTCATGAACAGCGTGTCGTCAACGGCGTCCAAATCCAGCAGTATTACCAATGACGCTTTTGACAGTCGTTCATTGGGTCAGCAAATCGCCAGCAATACCAGTCATACCGACGCCTATAACCGTCAGTTCGGTGAAGCCTTTGCCAAGAAACATGCGGACACGGGACTATCGGCTGATCACTTTTCGGCGCTGGTGGCTGGTAGTGCCAATGCCGGTGCCAAGCTGTCAAATGAACGCTTAGGTGCCGCCATTTCAGGCCGGTTACAAAATGACTTTAAAGTCGGTCAGGACAAAGCCGATACGATTTCCGCCGATATTACGCAAACCGTGAACGATAGCGAGGGCTATCAGGCGGGCTTGGCGAAAAGTCTGGCTTTGGATGCGCAATCCGGTACACGCAACGTGGCATCATTGGGTTTACAAAAGCAATCGATGTCCTCGTTACAACACAGCGCCACCGATGTCGTTTCCGCATCTGAGATCTACCAACAAACGCTATCGGCACAACAGCGCTTTGGCGCCCAAGCCAGCTTTGGTGCCGCAGAGACCGGTTTGAAACTGGCCAGTGACGGTGCCTTGATGGAAAGGTTGGATCACACACTGGATCAGTATGGGCTACGCGGTGATGCACAGCGTCTAGCCTCGCAGTGGAAAGCGTCCGGTTGGATAGCTGACAGCGATCAGGCCTATGCGGCAGCGGGCATATCTTTGTTAACCGGCTTTTCCTCACCCAGTTACCGAACCCTGGATAACCAGCAGTCGCGTAGCGCCGAAATATCTGGTTACCAGTTATTAGGCGATGCATTTCACGCGCCAACAACGGATTCAAAGTGGAATCCTGTTAAAAACGAGAGTCTTAAAACCCAGGCTCCAGAAGTCGGAAGTGTGCAATCGATAGTTGAAGACGCAAACCTTATTGATCCCCGTCAAGAAGCTGAAAGTGCTACGCCTCGAGCGCAAAGCCAGATCAGCAGGACGCGCGGTCGAATGGCGACGGGTGAGAAGGCTATTGAGGCAGATCATGCTCAGAACCTCAAGGCAACAGATCAGCATTCGAGCGAGGGCTTTGCCGAGATGGGGGAAATCAAGGTCGAACATTTTAGAGCGGCGATTGCATCGGCTGCCAACAATACACCGTCTGCTGCGGAGTTTTCCTACAACATGCTGGGCGGCAGTGTTTATAATACGGCTAAAAATATTGAAGCTGTTGGTTCGGCCGGGAACGAATACGTTAAAAAATTTACGGGTGGCTATCAGGAAGCGATTTCGAAAGGTGCTGATAAATGGGATGCCGCTAAATATGCTGCATCTCAATCTTATCCGGGATTCATACAAGCGATGCAAACCTGGTCTGATCAGCGGGTGAACGAGGTAGCCGACAAACTTACTCCGAATCAACAAGCCTATTACCGTGCAGCCATGTTTGAAGCCTTTGCCGGAATTGCCGTCGTAGGCGATTATGGTGGCAGCATGGGTGAGGCAAGACAACGACTGCTAGTTGATGAAGGTGACGCAGAGGGCGACAATATCGCTAAGCTGTTAAGAAGTGCGGCAGGACAAAATAGACCGGATTTGATTAATCAGATTGGTAACTTTAACCGGGCACGCGGACGGGTTAACTATTAA
- a CDS encoding FlhC family transcriptional regulator, which yields MIDQDLSYEEQLQNKCLAYELLKRKLRTSYVSQLINSISLPEIRNIYRAIHHGESPKSGLLPAIDAIPQVRESFLYLSLFTSLYRSASQVDIRTKMDVPAIIFAWDFFCQTFPNQIRERRPYGKVRPANFSEAWVIAQALKIGLAALQYCESCHGDTLVIYNSKFPPTCQICMMDNLRKKDSAQRII from the coding sequence ATGATAGATCAAGATTTATCCTATGAAGAGCAACTTCAAAACAAGTGCTTGGCTTATGAACTGCTCAAACGAAAACTAAGAACATCCTATGTCAGTCAACTTATTAACAGCATCAGCTTACCGGAAATTCGCAATATTTATCGTGCCATCCACCACGGTGAAAGTCCAAAGTCGGGATTGCTGCCAGCCATCGATGCCATTCCTCAAGTTAGGGAATCATTCCTGTACCTATCGTTGTTTACATCGCTTTATCGCAGTGCCAGCCAAGTCGATATCAGGACTAAAATGGATGTGCCTGCCATCATTTTTGCCTGGGATTTTTTTTGTCAAACCTTCCCTAACCAGATTCGTGAACGCAGGCCTTATGGCAAAGTGCGCCCTGCGAATTTCAGCGAAGCCTGGGTTATCGCTCAAGCACTTAAAATCGGTTTAGCCGCCCTGCAGTATTGTGAAAGCTGTCATGGCGACACCCTCGTTATCTATAACAGCAAATTTCCGCCAACCTGCCAGATTTGCATGATGGATAATCTGCGCAAAAAAGACAGCGCTCAACGGATAATTTAA
- a CDS encoding flagellar transcriptional regulator FlhD, with protein sequence MNNNIYNLNLDYLILAHELIQSGRTQQAMVSLGLTPEAVNILSKMPVDQLKALARSDVLNFAPRFPVSSWPTFLGNEPVGNEHFEQGARRLRMFLGKPGSKS encoded by the coding sequence ATGAATAACAATATCTATAACCTGAATCTGGACTATCTAATCTTGGCCCATGAGTTAATTCAATCCGGTCGTACCCAACAAGCCATGGTTAGCCTGGGCTTAACGCCGGAAGCGGTTAACATTTTGTCTAAAATGCCGGTTGACCAGTTGAAAGCACTGGCACGCAGCGATGTGCTCAATTTTGCCCCCCGATTTCCCGTCAGTTCCTGGCCGACCTTCTTAGGTAACGAACCTGTGGGCAACGAACACTTTGAACAAGGAGCACGTCGCTTGCGGATGTTTTTGGGTAAACCCGGCAGCAAGTCATGA
- a CDS encoding transglycosylase SLT domain-containing protein has translation MRQTTKIATSALLCLCVIIFGESCWALEKNHLLKNSIVATTQKRTAPFTNHLHNTLWWQIAHRHQLDPYILYAVALVESAKSITNHQVTPWPWAINKSGKSIIPASQQEAQTLLNKTLAEGSRNIDVGLMQINLHWQGYRVEKPEQLLNPVTNLQIGALVLAEAIQSAPNNLVLGIGRYHSWQNVSAAIAYGRKVLAVADQIRAVL, from the coding sequence ATGCGACAAACAACCAAAATTGCTACTTCAGCTTTACTCTGTTTGTGCGTTATTATTTTTGGCGAATCATGCTGGGCGCTTGAGAAAAACCATCTACTAAAAAATTCTATTGTTGCAACTACCCAAAAAAGAACAGCGCCTTTCACCAACCATCTTCATAACACACTCTGGTGGCAAATAGCCCACCGTCATCAACTGGATCCTTACATTTTATACGCCGTTGCCCTGGTTGAATCTGCCAAAAGCATTACCAATCACCAGGTAACTCCATGGCCTTGGGCCATCAACAAATCCGGTAAATCGATTATCCCTGCCTCCCAACAGGAAGCACAGACTCTCTTAAATAAAACCCTTGCCGAAGGCAGTCGCAATATTGATGTAGGACTCATGCAAATCAATCTACATTGGCAGGGATATCGAGTCGAAAAGCCCGAGCAATTGCTTAATCCTGTCACCAATCTACAAATTGGTGCTTTAGTATTAGCGGAAGCAATCCAGTCCGCTCCCAACAATCTGGTTTTAGGGATAGGCCGCTATCACAGTTGGCAGAATGTCAGTGCGGCAATCGCTTATGGTCGAAAGGTATTGGCCGTTGCCGATCAAATCCGGGCAGTGCTCTAA
- the lexA gene encoding transcriptional repressor LexA has translation MSVLTRRQREIFNFLRDNTDSFSRPPSLDELCAALGMASRGSLYKHIMALIKAGLVEPFAGNKQGGVRLTTSQVQSDDSITEQGLPFVGSIAAGKPIEALATVSYMTVPDVLKTDKSCYVLQIKGDSMIEAGIFDGDWVVIEQRDYASNGEIVVALIDNAEATLKYIEQAAEQVLLLPANANISVLSYRPEQVVIQGVLVGQMRSYRSH, from the coding sequence ATGAGTGTATTAACCCGGCGACAACGAGAGATTTTCAATTTTCTTCGTGACAACACCGACAGTTTTTCTCGTCCGCCCAGCCTCGATGAGCTCTGCGCTGCGCTTGGTATGGCCTCGCGCGGCTCTTTGTACAAGCACATTATGGCGTTGATTAAAGCGGGTCTGGTAGAACCTTTTGCCGGGAATAAACAAGGCGGTGTTCGCCTGACGACCTCTCAAGTACAGAGCGATGATTCTATTACTGAGCAAGGTCTACCTTTTGTCGGTTCAATTGCCGCCGGTAAGCCGATTGAAGCATTAGCAACCGTCAGCTACATGACCGTCCCGGATGTACTGAAAACCGATAAATCCTGCTATGTGTTGCAGATTAAAGGCGACTCCATGATTGAGGCCGGTATTTTTGATGGCGACTGGGTGGTTATAGAGCAACGTGACTATGCAAGTAACGGGGAGATAGTGGTCGCCTTGATCGACAACGCCGAAGCCACCCTGAAATACATTGAGCAGGCTGCCGAGCAAGTGTTGCTGCTACCTGCCAATGCCAATATATCAGTGTTGTCTTATCGTCCCGAACAAGTTGTAATTCAGGGTGTGTTAGTCGGGCAAATGCGTAGTTACCGGTCACATTAA
- the abiEi gene encoding type IV toxin-antitoxin system AbiEi family antitoxin, whose amino-acid sequence MQPIRRLMQSLAQLAGPEHYLFTPDDLRAILPDLTESAFNTLLSRATKQCHLIRLCRGLYLFDKVAPITGLLLFHAAARLRADYLNYISLETVLSDSGVISQIPINRITVMSSGRSSVISCGRWGSIEFVHTCQKPQELVGQIYYDTRCKLWRAKVPQALRDMRATHRSTDLIDWSVANGLV is encoded by the coding sequence ATGCAACCTATACGGCGTTTAATGCAAAGCTTGGCTCAGTTAGCTGGTCCCGAGCATTATCTTTTTACTCCTGATGACTTGAGGGCTATTTTGCCTGATCTGACGGAATCGGCTTTTAATACGCTTTTAAGCCGTGCTACCAAGCAATGTCACTTGATCAGATTATGCCGAGGGCTCTATCTTTTTGATAAAGTTGCACCCATTACCGGACTTTTATTGTTTCATGCCGCAGCAAGATTACGTGCAGATTATTTAAATTATATTAGTCTGGAAACTGTACTTAGTGATTCGGGCGTTATTTCTCAAATACCGATCAATCGAATTACCGTTATGTCATCAGGACGGAGTAGTGTAATTTCTTGTGGTCGGTGGGGTTCGATTGAGTTTGTTCATACCTGTCAAAAGCCTCAGGAACTCGTTGGTCAAATATATTATGACACTCGCTGCAAGCTTTGGCGTGCCAAGGTGCCCCAAGCGTTGCGTGATATGCGGGCAACCCATCGTAGTACAGACTTGATAGATTGGAGTGTTGCCAATGGGCTTGTTTGA